In Zingiber officinale cultivar Zhangliang chromosome 8B, Zo_v1.1, whole genome shotgun sequence, a single genomic region encodes these proteins:
- the LOC122016373 gene encoding protein pleiotropic regulatory locus 1-like has translation MAATDSVAVMDLPVEPQSLKKLSFKSLKRALDLFSPMHGHHPPSDLESKRVRVNYKLQAEYGSVANLSGQQAGKQNKAQEKGVQGSMSTALVPLGGQEVKASRNDGNQGAVIPAPTMLPKGPEIGTASRNTGVLVSATDRFNSTSALMERIPSRWPRPSWHPPWKNYRVISGHLGWVRSIAFDPSNTWFCTGSADRTIKIWDVASGRLKLTLTGHIEQIRGLAVSQKHTYLFSAGDDKQVKCWDLEQNKVIRSYHGHLSGVYCLALHPTIDVLLTGGRDSVCRVWDIRSKAMVMALSGHDNTVCSVFARPTDPQVVTGSHDSTIKFWDLVAGKTMTTLTHHKKSVRAMALHPKERSFASASADNIKKFNLPKGEFLHNMLSQQKTIINSMAVNEDGILATAGDNGSLWFWDWKSGHNFQQAQTIVQPGSLDSEACIYALSYDNSGSRLVTCEADKTIKMWKEDTSATPETHPINFKPPKEFRRY, from the exons ATGGCAGCTACTGATTCAGTAGCTGTAATGGACCTCCCAGTGGAGCCGCAGTCTCTTAAGAAGCTTAGCTTCAAGTCTCTGAAGCGCGCTCTGGACCTCTTCTCCCCGATGCATGGCCATCATCCTCCCTCTGATCTAGAGAG CAAGAGGGTTCGTGTCAACTACAAG CTGCAAGCTGAATATGGATCAGTAGCAAACTTGTCTGGCCAGCAAGCTGGAAAGCAGAACAAGGCACAGGAAAAAGGGGTTCAAGGTTCAATGTCTACTGCATTAGTTCCCCTAG GAGGCCAAGAAGTAAAGGCCTCTCGAAATGATGGGAACCAAGGTGCTGTTATTCCTGCACCTACCATGCTACCAAAAGGACC TGAGATTGGTACTGCAAGCAGAAATACAGGGGTTTTAGTTTCAGCTACGGACAG ATTTAACTCTACATCTGCTCTGATGGAAAGGATTCCAAGTAGATGGCCTCGTCCCTCATGGCATCCTCCTTGGAAGAATTATAGG GTCATCAGTGGCCACTTGGGATGGGTTCGTTCCATTGCATTTGATCCAAGCAATACATGGTTCTGTACTGGTTCCGCTGATAGGACCATAAAG ATATGGGATGTTGCATCTGGAAGATTGAAGTTAACTCTAACTGGACATATTGAACAAATTCGCG GACTTGCTGTCAGTCAAAAGCACACTTATTTATTCTCTGCTGGTGATGACAAACAAGTTAAATGTTGGGATCTTGAACAAAATAAG GTTATCAGGTCTTATCATGGACATTTGAGTGGTGTATATTGCTTGGCTCTTCATCCAACTATTGATGTGCTGCTAACAGGTGGACGGGATTCTGTTTGCCGG GTTTGGGACATTCGTTCGAAGGCAATGGTTATGGCTCTCTCTGGTCATGATAACACTGTTTGTTCAGTTTTTGCTCGGCCAACG GATCCACAAGTTGTAACTGGTTCCCATGATAGTACTATTAAGTTCTGGGATCTTGTAGCTG GAAAAACAATGACAACACTGACCCACCACAAGAAATCTGTTCGTGCCATGGCATTACATCCAAAAGA GAGAAGTTTTGCATCTGCTTCAGCAGACAATATAAAAAAGTTTAACCTTCCAAAAGGCGAATTTCTTCACAATATGCT CTCCCAGCAGAAAACAATAATAAATTCGATGGCAGTTAACGAAGATGGTATTCTGGCCACTGCAG GTGACAACGGAAGCCTTTGGTTCTGGGATTGGAAAAGCGGCCACAACTTCCAGCAGGCTCAGACCATTGTCCAGCCAG GTTCTCTGGACAGTGAAGCGTGCATTTATGCTCTTTCTTATGATAATAGTGGGTCAAGACTTGTTACGTGTGAAGCTGACAAAACTATTAAGATGTGGAAAGAGGATACAAGTGCAACTCCAGAAACCCATCCTATCAACTTCAAGCCACCAAAAGAGTTCCGTAGATACTAG